A window of Phycisphaerae bacterium contains these coding sequences:
- a CDS encoding SDR family oxidoreductase produces MSNPIPETTPSKPVLVTGATGYIGGRLAPRLLEAGYRIRCLAREPRKLSGRPWAERPNVEIIRCDIDDPDALRAAIEGCCTAYYLVHSMMVAGADYREHDRLLARGFAKAAEAAGLERIIYLGGLGEIGDKLSEHLASRREVETALASGCVPVTVFRAAMIIGSGSASFEILRYLVERLPIMITPRWVSTEAQPIAVRNVLHYLVACLNEPATVGKTIDIGGPDIMTYREIMQTMAHALGLRKRWVIPVPVLTPRLSSLWIHLVTPLSHRIARPLAEGLRNRVVCRDGEAQRLMPQRLLTVRESIDAALGKLETHDVETSWSDAGPLPGDPDWSGGKVFVDRRTIQASAGADTVFRAICRIGGGQGYYAADSLWHLRGALDRLFGGPGLRRGRRDPEKVGYGEALDFWRVTGIEPNRRLELRAEMKLPGEASLEFEVQPHPEDHGRCMVVQTARFKPRGLMGLAYWYSVLPLHGVVFSGMLKGIRRAAEAIGRTTPTGQVEPVGRGAEPNDSPPLP; encoded by the coding sequence ATGAGCAATCCGATACCGGAGACCACTCCATCGAAGCCCGTGCTTGTCACCGGGGCCACCGGTTACATCGGGGGGCGCCTGGCACCCCGTCTCCTGGAGGCAGGCTATCGGATCCGGTGTCTCGCGCGTGAGCCCCGCAAACTCAGCGGCCGGCCGTGGGCCGAAAGGCCGAACGTCGAGATCATACGCTGTGACATCGATGATCCCGATGCGCTCCGCGCGGCAATCGAAGGCTGCTGCACAGCATACTACCTGGTGCACTCGATGATGGTGGCCGGTGCAGATTACCGTGAACACGACCGTCTTCTGGCCCGGGGCTTTGCGAAGGCGGCCGAGGCGGCCGGCCTTGAACGGATCATCTATCTCGGAGGCCTGGGAGAGATCGGCGACAAGCTGAGTGAACATCTCGCTTCACGACGGGAGGTTGAGACAGCCCTGGCCTCGGGTTGTGTGCCGGTCACGGTATTTCGGGCTGCCATGATCATCGGCTCCGGCTCAGCCTCGTTCGAAATCCTGCGGTATCTGGTCGAGCGGCTTCCGATCATGATCACCCCCCGATGGGTATCGACGGAAGCCCAACCCATCGCGGTCCGGAACGTGCTCCACTACCTGGTCGCTTGCCTCAACGAGCCCGCGACTGTCGGGAAGACAATCGACATCGGCGGTCCAGACATCATGACCTACCGCGAGATCATGCAGACCATGGCTCATGCCCTCGGGCTGCGGAAGCGATGGGTCATTCCCGTTCCCGTGCTCACGCCACGGTTGAGCTCACTCTGGATCCACTTGGTCACACCCCTCAGCCACCGCATCGCGCGACCCCTGGCGGAGGGCCTTCGCAACCGTGTCGTCTGCCGTGACGGCGAGGCGCAACGGCTCATGCCGCAAAGGCTGCTGACCGTCCGCGAGTCGATCGACGCAGCCCTGGGCAAGCTGGAGACGCATGATGTCGAGACGAGCTGGTCTGACGCCGGCCCCTTGCCGGGTGACCCGGATTGGTCGGGCGGCAAGGTGTTCGTCGACCGCCGGACCATCCAGGCGAGTGCCGGCGCGGATACCGTCTTTCGGGCGATTTGTCGCATCGGCGGCGGACAAGGCTACTACGCTGCGGATTCGCTCTGGCACTTGCGCGGTGCGTTAGACCGCCTGTTCGGCGGCCCCGGCCTGAGACGCGGCCGACGTGATCCCGAGAAGGTCGGATATGGAGAAGCTCTCGACTTCTGGCGCGTGACTGGAATCGAACCCAACCGGCGTCTGGAACTTCGTGCCGAAATGAAGCTGCCCGGCGAGGCATCGCTGGAGTTCGAGGTCCAGCCGCACCCGGAAGACCATGGCCGCTGCATGGTCGTCCAGACGGCCCGTTTCAAGCCGCGAGGACTGATGGGACTGGCGTACTGGTACTCCGTATTGCCGCTCCACGGGGTCGTGTTCAGTGGCATGCTGAAGGGCATTCGCCGCGCGGCGGAAGCCATCGGGCGGACGACGCCGACAGGTCAAGTGGAGCCTGTCGGACGCGGTGCGGAACCAAACGATTCACCCCCGCTACCATGA
- a CDS encoding B12-binding domain-containing protein — MRDLLTPKQVARSIGVSEASLKRWCDKGTVPSMRTAGGHRRLPLNGVMQFLRQTGYPIVRPEVLGLPATAGRGKETIERARSQMRSALETGDEPQVTQLVFDLYLAGHAACDICDQVIAPAFHDIGARWQHGEIEVYEERRGCEVCMRVLHQLRRLLPSLSDSAPQAIGGTLEGDPYTIPTLMVEIALREAGWRADSYGIGHPFSTLCAAIRAVRPRLSWLSVSTIPSVPDFLAGCSKLYETAVECGVPVVVGGRALTAEIRRAIQYAAHGDTLRHLISFTRTLNHPG; from the coding sequence ATGCGAGACTTGCTGACACCCAAACAGGTTGCCCGGTCCATCGGGGTAAGCGAGGCGTCGCTCAAACGCTGGTGCGACAAGGGCACCGTTCCCTCCATGCGAACCGCAGGCGGGCACCGTCGCCTTCCCCTCAATGGTGTCATGCAGTTCCTCCGGCAGACGGGCTACCCCATTGTCCGGCCCGAGGTGCTCGGACTCCCCGCGACCGCGGGCCGAGGCAAGGAGACCATCGAGCGGGCTAGGTCGCAGATGCGGTCGGCCCTTGAGACCGGGGACGAACCGCAGGTTACGCAGCTGGTCTTTGACCTGTACCTCGCCGGGCATGCCGCGTGCGACATCTGCGATCAGGTGATTGCTCCTGCTTTCCACGACATCGGGGCGCGCTGGCAGCACGGAGAAATCGAGGTGTACGAGGAGCGGCGGGGCTGTGAGGTTTGCATGCGTGTCCTCCATCAGCTGCGACGGCTGTTGCCGTCGCTTTCGGACTCGGCGCCGCAGGCCATCGGAGGCACACTCGAAGGCGACCCTTACACCATCCCCACGCTGATGGTGGAGATTGCCTTGCGAGAGGCAGGCTGGCGGGCCGACTCCTACGGAATCGGGCATCCGTTCTCAACGCTCTGCGCGGCGATCCGCGCCGTCCGGCCGCGCCTCTCCTGGCTGAGCGTCTCGACGATTCCCTCGGTACCCGATTTCCTGGCCGGCTGCTCGAAGCTGTACGAAACCGCCGTCGAGTGCGGCGTCCCCGTCGTAGTAGGGGGGAGGGCGCTGACGGCGGAGATCCGGCGGGCAATCCAGTACGCGGCCCACGGCGACACGCTGCGGCACCTGATTTCCTTCACGCGGACACTGAACCACCCGGGCTGA